In Pelomicrobium methylotrophicum, the genomic window GATGCGCTGCTACGCCTCCTGCCCGAGGATGACCCGGGCCCGCATCGCCTACGTTCCCAGAGAGAGGTATGCCGCGGCGCTAAAGGACGTTGCGCAGCCCGAGGGTTTCGGGATAGGGATTCAGGTAATGCTGCCGTTCCAGGTAGGGCTCGCGATGCCGGCGCAAGTGGTACTTAAGCAGGGTGAGAGGCACAACCAGCGGGACCAAGCCCTGACGGTATTGTTCGATGAGGCCGGCCATCTCCCGTCGGTCTGCGCTATCCAGCCGCTCGCTCACATAGCCCAGCAGGTGCTGCAGGACGTTGGCGTGGGCGCGCCGAGTCGCCCGGCGCTTGAGCGCCCCCATGAGCTCGGCCGCGTACTCGCGGGCGAGCGCCTCCATCGGCCGGCGGCCCGCTTCGGCGAC contains:
- a CDS encoding YbgA family protein is translated as VAEAGRRPMEALAREYAAELMGALKRRATRRAHANVLQHLLGYVSERLDSADRREMAGLIEQYRQGLVPLVVPLTLLKYHLRRHREPYLERQHYLNPYPETLGLRNVL